The following proteins are encoded in a genomic region of [Eubacterium] hominis:
- a CDS encoding RluA family pseudouridine synthase, which translates to MREIVIGKNDADQRVDKFIMKTMKDMPKSLMYKYIRNKKIKVNRKRCEISQRLQEGDVMQCFIPEEFFESKKERAFTKLPSDLDVIYEDEALIIVNKPVGLLAHSDTSQLQDNLADRLLHYLYRKGEYDPDKEQSFAPALCHRIDRNTQGIVICAKTSEALRQMNEVIRERELDKRYLCIVEGSLKKKQDHLVLYHKKMEHNKADIIPYAKEGYQRIETGYRVLKEKDGKSLVEVSLLTGKSHQIRAVMAYLKHPLLGDVKYGGKKDVITYQALCAYQVSFHFTKDYPSIKQLDQKTFTLEDVALYRYF; encoded by the coding sequence ATGAGAGAAATCGTTATCGGAAAAAATGATGCAGATCAGCGTGTAGATAAATTTATCATGAAAACAATGAAAGATATGCCAAAAAGTCTGATGTATAAATATATAAGAAATAAGAAAATCAAAGTGAATCGGAAACGTTGTGAAATATCCCAGCGGCTGCAAGAGGGAGATGTGATGCAGTGTTTTATCCCAGAGGAATTTTTTGAGTCAAAAAAAGAGCGGGCGTTTACCAAGCTGCCATCAGACTTAGATGTTATATATGAAGATGAAGCCCTTATCATTGTGAATAAGCCGGTTGGCTTGCTTGCACACAGTGATACCAGTCAACTGCAGGATAATCTAGCAGATCGTCTTTTGCATTATTTATATAGAAAAGGGGAGTATGATCCTGATAAGGAACAAAGCTTTGCGCCTGCCTTATGTCATCGCATCGATCGCAATACTCAAGGAATCGTCATCTGTGCTAAAACCAGTGAAGCGCTGCGCCAGATGAATGAGGTAATACGTGAAAGAGAGCTAGATAAACGATATTTATGTATTGTGGAAGGCAGTTTAAAGAAAAAACAGGATCATCTGGTGTTATATCATAAAAAGATGGAGCATAACAAAGCAGATATCATACCTTATGCGAAAGAAGGCTATCAACGTATTGAAACAGGGTATCGTGTCTTAAAAGAAAAAGATGGAAAAAGTCTTGTGGAGGTTTCATTATTGACAGGGAAGAGCCATCAGATACGTGCAGTCATGGCGTATTTAAAGCATCCATTGTTAGGAGATGTAAAATATGGCGGGAAAAAGGATGTCATTACTTATCAGGCATTATGCGCATATCAGGTAAGCTTTCACTTTACAAAGGATTATCCATCTATAAAACAATTAGATCAAAAAACGTTTACACTCGAAGATGTAGCATTATATCGATATTTTTAG
- a CDS encoding cation:proton antiporter, which produces MESYRYLLDVALILLSTKFFGLLTRKIEMPQVVGALVAGIILGPAVLDFVHESAFTDQIAEIGVIVLMFSAGLETDISELKKSGKSSFVIALIGVLVPLVAGYFLASFYNTGDNAFLQNMFIGVILTATSVSISVETLKEMGKLSTPSGNAILGAALIDDILGIVALTIITGMADTSVNLAVVLMKIVAFFVCSVIIGLIARKLIEKWFDRDDKVRRRFSIISFAFCLLFAYCAEEFFGVADITGAFIAGLIISGTSKATYVTMRIETLSYLLISPVFFASIGLKVVLPEMTSSIVIFSVLLMIIAILTKIIGCGLGAKICHYENIQSLRIGIGMISRGEVALIVASKGMAVGLMNPDFFGPIIIMVVLTTVVTPVLLKFAFADRANDPDVYTESDLVDDYSETEELEKKSHQIFGESKKESRAS; this is translated from the coding sequence ATGGAATCTTACAGATATTTATTAGATGTTGCATTGATTCTGTTGAGCACAAAGTTTTTTGGTTTATTGACCAGAAAGATTGAAATGCCACAGGTCGTTGGAGCATTGGTGGCTGGAATTATCTTAGGACCAGCAGTATTGGACTTCGTTCACGAATCTGCCTTTACCGATCAGATAGCGGAAATCGGTGTCATCGTATTGATGTTCTCGGCAGGTCTGGAAACAGATATCAGTGAATTGAAGAAAAGTGGAAAGAGCAGTTTTGTGATCGCCTTGATTGGGGTATTGGTGCCTCTTGTGGCGGGATATTTCCTGGCAAGTTTCTATAACACAGGCGATAATGCATTCTTACAAAACATGTTCATTGGCGTTATTTTAACAGCAACATCCGTTAGTATCAGTGTAGAAACATTGAAAGAAATGGGTAAATTAAGCACACCTAGTGGTAATGCCATTTTAGGAGCTGCCTTAATTGATGATATTTTAGGTATTGTTGCATTAACCATTATTACAGGTATGGCGGATACAAGTGTAAATCTTGCCGTTGTATTGATGAAGATCGTTGCCTTCTTTGTATGTAGTGTCATTATTGGACTGATCGCAAGAAAACTGATTGAAAAATGGTTTGATCGTGATGATAAGGTGAGAAGAAGATTCTCTATCATCTCATTTGCCTTCTGTTTATTGTTTGCCTATTGTGCAGAAGAATTCTTTGGTGTCGCAGATATCACAGGTGCCTTTATTGCCGGTTTGATTATCTCAGGTACAAGCAAAGCAACCTATGTGACAATGCGTATTGAAACATTGTCTTACTTGTTGATTTCACCAGTATTCTTCGCAAGTATTGGTTTAAAGGTCGTATTGCCTGAAATGACAAGCAGTATTGTGATCTTCTCTGTTTTATTGATGATTATCGCAATTCTAACCAAAATTATTGGATGTGGTCTAGGTGCGAAAATCTGCCATTATGAAAATATTCAGAGTTTACGTATTGGTATTGGTATGATTTCCCGTGGTGAGGTCGCATTGATTGTTGCCAGCAAAGGTATGGCAGTGGGACTAATGAATCCAGATTTCTTTGGACCAATCATCATCATGGTTGTATTGACTACTGTGGTTACGCCAGTATTGTTGAAATTCGCATTTGCTGATCGTGCAAATGATCCTGATGTTTATACAGAAAGTGATCTTGTTGATGATTACAGCGAAACGGAAGAACTGGAGAAAAAATCTCATCAGATCTTTGGAGAAAGTAAAAAAGAAAGCCGTGCTTCTTAA
- a CDS encoding stress protein: protein MEELIRNIVEADKKARNNVALKKQEKNSVQDLIQEQKDEIKAKYQEETKRCILEKRAEMDKELAKSIEQEESLFKEALLDLQQKYDTNRETWVERIVEHCLNS, encoded by the coding sequence TTGGAAGAGCTAATCAGAAATATTGTAGAGGCAGATAAAAAGGCTAGAAACAATGTCGCATTGAAAAAGCAGGAAAAAAACAGCGTCCAAGATCTGATACAGGAACAAAAAGATGAGATCAAAGCCAAGTATCAGGAAGAAACAAAACGCTGTATCTTGGAAAAGCGAGCCGAAATGGACAAAGAACTTGCAAAATCAATTGAACAGGAAGAATCTTTGTTTAAGGAAGCACTTTTGGACCTGCAGCAGAAGTATGACACAAACAGGGAAACATGGGTGGAAAGAATTGTAGAGCATTGCTTAAATTCGTAG
- a CDS encoding V-type ATPase subunit — MNMATGVIVSKAKSMHGKQLNEEDYNELLHKRSVSEIAGYLKNETQYADALKDVRENNIHRGQLESMLRRDGFRQTMKLYRYAESSYKDYYQLHMQQIEMDLILQRIRVLISEEYEDAIAELPIFLKGYTSFDLLRLGNVHTYDELLDVLKKTMYYNVLLPYRVAKGKEGEIAYTACETALNKWYYGHVFDVIDHVMKGKTKKEVKEFFSVDVELSNLTKIYRFKRYFHAREDIIRDSLFPVYDHISASQVEELLAEPTTKGFLKKLENCWYHLKTDDSKHLYIEWYMDKYRYKRARKNIYYSQSAPLVFSSYLYLQKLELDNIINIIEGVRYQVDSEDIAKMLIY, encoded by the coding sequence ATGAATATGGCAACAGGTGTCATTGTCTCCAAAGCAAAAAGTATGCATGGCAAACAACTGAATGAAGAAGATTATAACGAGCTGCTTCATAAACGCAGTGTTTCAGAAATCGCAGGTTATCTGAAGAATGAAACACAATATGCAGATGCCTTGAAAGATGTACGTGAAAACAACATTCATCGAGGTCAGCTGGAATCTATGTTACGACGTGATGGATTCAGACAAACAATGAAGCTGTATCGTTATGCAGAATCATCATACAAGGATTACTATCAGTTGCATATGCAACAAATTGAGATGGATTTGATCCTTCAGCGTATCCGTGTTCTGATCAGTGAAGAATATGAGGATGCAATCGCAGAACTTCCAATTTTCTTAAAAGGATATACGAGTTTTGATTTATTGCGTCTTGGAAATGTCCATACGTATGATGAGTTGTTGGATGTACTGAAAAAGACAATGTATTACAATGTTTTGCTGCCTTATCGTGTCGCCAAAGGAAAAGAAGGCGAGATCGCCTATACGGCGTGTGAAACTGCATTAAACAAATGGTACTATGGACATGTGTTTGATGTAATTGATCATGTCATGAAGGGTAAAACCAAAAAAGAAGTAAAAGAGTTTTTTAGTGTAGATGTGGAGTTATCCAATTTAACGAAGATATATCGTTTTAAACGTTACTTCCATGCACGAGAAGACATTATCCGTGATTCTTTATTTCCTGTATATGATCACATTAGTGCGAGTCAGGTAGAAGAATTACTGGCTGAGCCAACAACAAAAGGTTTCCTAAAGAAACTGGAAAATTGCTGGTATCATCTGAAAACAGATGACAGTAAACATCTGTATATCGAATGGTATATGGATAAATACCGTTATAAACGGGCAAGAAAGAATATATACTATTCCCAAAGTGCACCGTTGGTATTCAGTTCCTACTTATATCTGCAGAAACTGGAATTAGACAACATCATCAACATTATTGAAGGAGTTCGCTATCAGGTGGATAGTGAAGATATCGCCAAGATGTTGATTTATTAG
- a CDS encoding V-type ATP synthase subunit I: MAIAKMKLINITGDNEYLNDVLLKFVDLDYFHPEPATKFVDSVHGLTTLVEENPIVEVLNHFKEVVSDMELDVPEKEMRSPDYDLDEIKAYIDDIHKRYLDGAIVQKDLETVIQENKDALIQVRNIESIDLNLDDLFECKYIKIRFGRLPLDSVEKLQYYRNRPFVFKSFSQDDTYSWCVYLTTEKYEGDVDNIFSSLYFERIRIPEFVHGTPERAKETLQEEIDNDYKQLQHVNEVLAKLKDECRERFAEIKGELDFLNHTYEARKYVVGLGERFSITGFIVEDDVDKLKRTFEDLKEVEIEVRPAHSDKRLAPPTKLKNGWFARPFSMFVEMYGTPEYEAIDPTPIVAVTYTLLFGMMFGDVGQGLVLILVGYLAYKYKGMQLGDVGVRIGISSTIFGFIYGSVFGNETLLNPVYQTVFGLSEKPIEVMTSEFIPILLVLSVGIGAFLIIFSMCVNIFLQIKNKNMGELFFSQNGVAGLVFYTSLVGGLAYTLLSGNNLFTIPFVLVCLILPLVLIFMKEPFTNKLENKAMYPEGFGAFCIESIFELLEVCLSYITNTISYLRVGGFVLSHAGMMMAVTLIMGMVGSAGGLLVGIFGNILVMCLEGMIVGIQVLRLEFYEMFSRYFNGNGVAFQSLKELN; this comes from the coding sequence ATGGCAATTGCAAAGATGAAGCTGATCAATATTACCGGGGACAATGAGTACCTGAATGATGTGCTTCTGAAATTTGTAGACCTGGATTACTTTCATCCAGAACCAGCAACAAAATTTGTGGACAGTGTTCATGGATTAACAACGCTGGTAGAAGAAAACCCCATCGTTGAAGTGTTGAATCACTTTAAAGAAGTCGTTTCCGATATGGAATTAGATGTGCCGGAAAAAGAAATGCGAAGTCCTGATTATGATCTGGATGAAATCAAAGCATATATCGATGATATCCATAAAAGATATCTGGATGGTGCGATTGTTCAAAAAGATTTGGAAACGGTAATACAAGAAAACAAAGATGCTTTGATACAGGTAAGAAATATCGAAAGCATTGATTTAAATCTTGATGATTTATTTGAATGTAAATATATCAAGATTCGTTTTGGACGACTGCCTTTGGATAGTGTAGAGAAACTGCAATATTATCGTAACCGTCCATTTGTATTTAAATCCTTCAGTCAGGATGATACCTATAGCTGGTGTGTATATCTGACAACGGAAAAATATGAAGGAGATGTAGATAACATTTTCTCTAGTCTATACTTTGAACGTATCCGTATCCCAGAGTTTGTTCATGGAACGCCAGAACGTGCAAAAGAAACGCTGCAGGAAGAAATCGATAACGATTACAAACAGCTGCAGCATGTAAATGAAGTGCTTGCGAAATTAAAAGATGAATGCAGAGAACGTTTTGCGGAAATCAAAGGCGAATTAGATTTTTTGAATCACACATATGAAGCTAGAAAATATGTTGTTGGTTTGGGAGAAAGATTCTCTATTACAGGCTTTATAGTCGAAGATGACGTGGATAAACTGAAACGTACATTTGAAGACTTGAAGGAGGTGGAAATCGAAGTGCGTCCTGCTCACAGTGACAAGCGACTCGCGCCTCCGACAAAACTAAAGAATGGGTGGTTTGCCAGGCCGTTCTCAATGTTTGTAGAGATGTATGGTACTCCAGAATATGAAGCAATTGATCCAACACCAATTGTCGCAGTTACGTATACCTTATTGTTTGGTATGATGTTTGGCGATGTTGGCCAGGGGCTTGTACTAATATTGGTAGGATATTTAGCCTATAAATATAAAGGCATGCAGCTGGGCGATGTAGGCGTACGTATTGGAATCTCTTCTACGATTTTTGGATTTATTTATGGCTCAGTATTTGGAAATGAAACCTTATTGAATCCTGTATATCAAACGGTATTTGGATTAAGTGAAAAACCAATTGAAGTTATGACGAGTGAATTCATTCCAATTCTTCTGGTTTTATCTGTTGGTATTGGCGCATTTCTGATTATATTCAGTATGTGTGTAAATATTTTCCTACAAATCAAAAACAAAAATATGGGAGAACTGTTCTTTTCACAAAACGGTGTTGCAGGACTTGTATTCTACACATCTTTAGTAGGTGGTCTTGCTTATACCTTATTAAGTGGAAACAATCTGTTCACAATTCCATTTGTACTTGTTTGTCTGATTCTTCCATTGGTATTGATCTTTATGAAAGAACCATTCACAAATAAATTAGAAAACAAAGCAATGTACCCAGAAGGTTTTGGGGCATTCTGTATCGAAAGTATCTTTGAACTGCTAGAGGTATGCTTATCCTATATCACCAATACGATTTCTTATTTGCGTGTTGGCGGATTCGTTTTATCACATGCCGGAATGATGATGGCCGTAACCTTGATTATGGGAATGGTCGGTAGTGCAGGTGGACTGCTTGTTGGAATTTTCGGAAACATTCTGGTTATGTGTCTGGAAGGTATGATCGTTGGTATTCAGGTACTGCGTCTAGAATTTTATGAAATGTTCTCACGTTACTTCAATGGAAACGGTGTAGCATTTCAATCATTAAAGGAACTAAATTAA
- a CDS encoding ATPase, with amino-acid sequence MLSPLELLIPFIILVLISLPLVNVFRGKTSVKSAKVRMVSHICLFFALVLGTVFFSATKAYAAETADVADKMAGSIGQGLGFIAAALSTGLSALGAGIAVAAAAPAAIGAFSENKENFGKSMIFVALGEGVAIYGLLISIFIIFMKL; translated from the coding sequence ATGTTAAGTCCATTAGAATTATTAATACCATTTATTATTTTAGTATTGATCTCATTGCCATTAGTCAATGTATTTAGAGGTAAAACAAGTGTAAAGAGTGCAAAAGTACGTATGGTTTCACATATCTGCTTATTCTTCGCATTAGTATTGGGAACAGTATTCTTCTCTGCTACAAAAGCATATGCTGCAGAAACTGCAGATGTTGCGGATAAGATGGCTGGATCTATTGGTCAGGGATTAGGCTTTATCGCTGCTGCATTATCAACTGGTTTATCAGCATTAGGTGCTGGTATTGCCGTAGCTGCTGCAGCTCCTGCTGCTATTGGTGCTTTCTCTGAAAACAAAGAAAACTTCGGTAAATCTATGATCTTCGTTGCATTAGGTGAAGGTGTTGCTATTTATGGTCTGTTGATCTCTATCTTCATTATCTTCATGAAATTATAA
- a CDS encoding V-type ATP synthase subunit F, which translates to MRFFLLSDNIDTQMGMRLAGIEGVVVHERQEVLEELEKAMHMEDVAIILMTTKLIQTCPDVISELKLKLKKPLIVEIPDRHGSAKIGETIDRYVSEAIGVKL; encoded by the coding sequence ATGAGATTTTTCCTGCTCAGTGATAATATCGATACGCAGATGGGAATGCGTTTGGCAGGAATCGAAGGAGTTGTCGTACATGAACGCCAGGAAGTCCTGGAAGAATTGGAAAAAGCGATGCACATGGAAGATGTCGCCATCATTTTAATGACAACAAAATTGATTCAGACTTGCCCAGATGTTATTTCTGAATTAAAATTAAAATTGAAAAAACCGTTGATTGTGGAAATACCGGATCGTCATGGTTCTGCCAAAATTGGTGAAACGATCGATCGATACGTAAGTGAAGCAATTGGGGTAAAACTATGA
- a CDS encoding V-type ATP synthase subunit A, with the protein MSENVIYSINGPVVKVRNATDFSMMEKVFVGDKKLMGEVISISKEVTTIQVYESTTSLKPGEPVEPTGSPISVTLGPGILRNIFDGIERPLKEIAKESGAFIATGSNVAPLDEEALWNVSVKVKVGDQVVPGQIFATLPETDLIEHRCMIPPTLYGEVVEVVSDGSYNINHEIIKVKDDKDEIHTLTLCQKWPIKQARPVAQRLPISVPLITGQRIFDTLFPIAKGGTAAIPGGFGTGKTMTQHQLAKWCDADIIVYVGCGERGNEMTQVLEEFSELIDPKSNRPLTDRTVLIANTSNMPVAAREASIYTGLTLAEYYRDMGYHVAIMADSTSRWAEALREISGRLEEMPAEEGFPAYLPSRISQFYERAGYMETLNGQEGSVSIIGAVSPQGNDFSEPVTQNTKRFVRCFWALDKSLAYARHYFAINWTESYSEYVGDLTKWYNKNVDIRFLRNRQELMSLLAEEAKLMEIVKLIGSDVLPEDQKLVIEICKVIRVGYLQQNAFHKDDTYVPLEKQLKMMDVILYLYKRCKEIVSEGKSLSQIIASGIFDNVTKMKYDVPNDHIEAFDDYFPMIDKAVNESLNA; encoded by the coding sequence GTGAGTGAAAATGTAATTTATTCCATAAACGGTCCAGTTGTAAAGGTAAGAAATGCAACAGATTTCTCTATGATGGAGAAAGTGTTTGTCGGAGATAAGAAACTGATGGGAGAGGTCATCAGCATCAGTAAAGAAGTCACAACGATTCAGGTATATGAATCTACGACTTCATTAAAGCCTGGTGAACCTGTAGAACCAACAGGAAGTCCAATTTCCGTAACACTGGGACCTGGTATTTTAAGAAATATATTTGATGGAATTGAACGTCCATTAAAAGAAATAGCAAAAGAATCCGGCGCATTTATTGCGACCGGAAGCAATGTAGCACCATTAGATGAAGAAGCATTATGGAATGTCAGTGTGAAAGTAAAAGTAGGAGATCAAGTCGTGCCTGGCCAGATTTTTGCGACTTTGCCAGAAACGGATTTGATTGAACACCGCTGTATGATTCCACCAACGCTGTATGGTGAAGTAGTTGAAGTTGTAAGTGATGGAAGCTACAATATCAATCATGAAATTATCAAGGTAAAAGATGATAAAGATGAAATTCATACACTGACATTATGTCAGAAATGGCCAATCAAACAGGCAAGACCTGTCGCTCAGCGTTTGCCAATTAGTGTTCCATTGATTACTGGACAGCGTATTTTTGATACACTGTTTCCAATCGCAAAAGGTGGAACAGCTGCTATACCTGGAGGTTTTGGTACAGGAAAAACCATGACGCAGCATCAGCTTGCCAAATGGTGTGATGCCGATATCATCGTATATGTAGGTTGTGGAGAACGTGGTAACGAAATGACACAGGTTCTGGAAGAATTCTCAGAACTGATTGACCCAAAGAGTAATCGTCCTTTGACTGATCGTACGGTGTTAATTGCCAATACGTCAAACATGCCAGTAGCTGCTCGTGAAGCTAGTATTTATACAGGTTTAACACTTGCAGAATATTATCGTGATATGGGTTATCATGTCGCAATCATGGCCGATTCTACTTCTCGTTGGGCAGAAGCACTTCGAGAAATCAGTGGACGTTTGGAAGAAATGCCTGCAGAAGAAGGGTTCCCAGCATATCTGCCATCAAGAATTTCACAATTCTATGAACGTGCTGGATATATGGAAACATTAAATGGTCAGGAAGGCAGTGTATCTATCATTGGTGCCGTATCTCCACAGGGAAATGACTTCTCAGAACCAGTTACCCAGAATACAAAACGATTTGTAAGATGTTTCTGGGCATTAGATAAATCACTGGCTTATGCAAGACACTACTTTGCGATCAACTGGACAGAAAGCTATTCAGAATATGTTGGTGATTTAACCAAATGGTATAACAAAAATGTAGATATTCGTTTCTTGCGTAATCGTCAGGAGCTGATGAGTCTGTTGGCTGAAGAAGCAAAATTGATGGAAATTGTAAAATTGATTGGTAGTGATGTATTGCCGGAAGATCAAAAATTGGTTATTGAAATCTGTAAAGTCATTCGTGTAGGATACCTGCAACAAAATGCATTCCATAAAGATGATACGTATGTACCATTGGAAAAACAGTTGAAAATGATGGATGTTATCCTATATTTATATAAACGTTGTAAAGAAATCGTCAGTGAAGGAAAATCATTGAGTCAGATTATTGCTTCTGGTATCTTTGATAATGTCACGAAGATGAAATATGATGTGCCAAACGACCATATCGAAGCATTTGATGATTATTTCCCTATGATCGATAAAGCTGTGAACGAAAGTTTGAATGCGTAA
- a CDS encoding V-type ATP synthase subunit B: MSLQYLGLSEINGPLVFLDNVENASYEEMVEIKCGDGSTRLGRVVQLDGKRAAIQVFEGTNGLSLKNTKTKFTGKPMELPLSKELLGRVFNGSGKPIDGLGEIYAEKSADINGQPLNPVSRVYPRNYINTGISSIDALTTLIRGQKLPIFSGSGMPHNDLAVQLVKQAKISDGDGKNFCIVFAAMGVKNDVADYFKRSFEEAGVMEKVVMFINLSNDPIIERTLTPRCALTAAEYLAYEHDMHVLVILTDITSYCEALREFSSSKGEIPGRKGYPGYLYSDLASLYERAGIVKGANGSVTQIPILTMPNDDITHPIPDLTGYITEGQIVLDRNLNQMGVYPPVGVLPSLSRLMKDGIGEGYTRKDHSDVSNQLFAAYAKVQDARSLASVIGEDELSDVDKQYMSFGTLFEEYFLNQGFDVNRTIEETLDLGWDLLSVLPRGELDRVDNEVLDQYYDHERAVQRFQIKAGPIIKELANPGE, translated from the coding sequence ATGAGTCTTCAATATTTAGGATTGAGTGAAATCAATGGGCCTTTGGTTTTCCTAGACAACGTAGAAAACGCCAGCTATGAAGAAATGGTGGAAATAAAATGTGGAGATGGTTCCACACGTTTGGGAAGAGTTGTACAGCTGGATGGCAAACGTGCCGCAATTCAGGTGTTTGAAGGTACTAATGGATTAAGCTTAAAAAATACAAAAACAAAATTTACAGGAAAGCCAATGGAGCTTCCTTTATCAAAAGAATTATTAGGCCGTGTATTTAACGGCAGTGGAAAACCAATTGATGGATTAGGTGAAATCTATGCTGAAAAAAGTGCAGATATCAATGGACAGCCATTAAATCCGGTTTCCCGTGTATATCCCCGTAACTATATCAATACCGGTATCTCCAGTATTGATGCATTGACGACATTGATTCGTGGACAGAAACTTCCTATTTTCTCAGGATCAGGTATGCCTCATAACGACTTGGCAGTACAGCTGGTAAAACAGGCTAAGATTTCTGATGGAGATGGCAAAAATTTCTGTATCGTATTTGCGGCCATGGGTGTAAAAAATGACGTTGCGGATTATTTTAAACGTTCCTTTGAAGAAGCAGGCGTTATGGAGAAAGTTGTTATGTTTATCAATTTATCCAATGACCCTATCATTGAACGTACATTAACACCACGTTGTGCTTTAACTGCCGCAGAATATTTAGCATATGAACATGATATGCATGTATTGGTTATTTTGACGGATATCACATCCTATTGTGAGGCACTACGTGAATTCTCAAGTAGTAAAGGTGAAATTCCAGGTCGTAAAGGATATCCTGGCTATTTATATTCTGACCTTGCTTCCTTATATGAAAGAGCAGGTATTGTCAAAGGGGCGAATGGCTCTGTGACACAGATTCCTATTCTAACCATGCCAAATGATGATATTACACATCCAATTCCTGACCTTACCGGTTATATTACAGAAGGACAGATTGTATTAGATCGTAATTTGAATCAAATGGGTGTTTATCCACCAGTTGGAGTACTTCCATCCCTTTCACGTTTAATGAAAGATGGTATTGGTGAAGGATATACAAGAAAAGACCATTCTGATGTCAGTAACCAGTTGTTTGCGGCATATGCGAAAGTGCAGGATGCCAGAAGTCTAGCCAGTGTTATTGGTGAGGATGAATTAAGTGATGTTGATAAACAATATATGTCTTTTGGAACATTATTTGAAGAGTATTTCTTAAATCAAGGATTTGATGTAAACAGAACAATTGAAGAAACACTGGATCTTGGATGGGATTTACTAAGCGTTCTTCCACGTGGTGAATTGGATCGTGTAGATAATGAAGTCCTTGATCAGTATTATGACCATGAACGTGCTGTTCAGCGTTTTCAAATCAAAGCCGGACCGATTATCAAAGAATTAGCGAATCCAGGTGAATAG